A section of the Cuniculiplasma divulgatum genome encodes:
- a CDS encoding ABC transporter substrate-binding protein, producing the protein MADDIEYKKKPWGIIAALVVVFILGFAGGYVPFHSTTAKTSTVHIVFYESLATSEANFVNDTLIPQFDAQHPGTTVTLVNVGSGDTSKDILALEQSGKVGPVVVGQDNLEIGQLIYSSSGNIMMNLTNVSSNMLPTTIIPAAKSMINYEKQVFGGVYFFPFRANIPLVFYNKTAFSQAGISTPPSNYTALLNDLHNIKSKTGKDALMIQGGSTNPPRGGSSTATELYQMMVQYGGNPLYANDTGDIHAFEMLYNLSDYFAPSYTTGYWGSYHGLAVGNYSILDYQWPYIYNQLTNTTTGYKMTNQTLGVYAGPNGSVNGNHLLGGDVLYIPKGATDVPQLESFITFLLGAQAQREYMIAMSWPAINLAAYVDLPAAESPVFLAESQAIQTGIFLRNPTPWITEWQTVLDEKAFNPLIVDHQGNTVANITAALSAVHSTMYTYIRENYGQANATLYNNPANYAPISV; encoded by the coding sequence ATGGCAGATGACATTGAATATAAGAAGAAGCCGTGGGGTATAATTGCTGCATTGGTTGTAGTTTTTATACTTGGATTTGCTGGCGGTTATGTACCGTTCCATTCTACCACAGCAAAAACCTCAACGGTGCACATAGTTTTTTACGAAAGCCTAGCCACCTCTGAAGCGAACTTTGTTAATGACACACTAATACCACAGTTCGATGCCCAGCATCCTGGAACCACCGTTACACTGGTTAACGTTGGAAGCGGTGACACATCAAAGGACATTCTTGCCCTAGAACAATCTGGGAAGGTTGGACCAGTGGTTGTTGGACAGGATAATCTGGAAATAGGACAGCTAATTTACAGCAGTTCTGGGAATATTATGATGAATCTCACTAATGTATCATCAAATATGCTTCCTACTACAATCATACCTGCTGCAAAGAGCATGATAAACTACGAGAAACAGGTATTTGGTGGAGTATATTTCTTCCCATTCAGGGCCAACATACCACTGGTGTTTTACAATAAGACGGCTTTTTCACAAGCTGGAATCTCAACACCACCGTCGAATTATACTGCCCTACTGAATGACCTACATAATATAAAGTCAAAAACGGGAAAAGATGCATTGATGATACAGGGTGGAAGTACTAATCCGCCACGGGGAGGATCTTCCACAGCAACAGAGCTATACCAGATGATGGTGCAGTATGGTGGGAACCCATTGTATGCCAATGATACAGGAGACATCCATGCCTTTGAGATGCTTTACAACCTTTCAGACTATTTCGCACCAAGTTACACAACCGGTTACTGGGGCAGTTACCATGGTCTTGCAGTGGGCAACTATTCAATACTTGACTATCAGTGGCCATACATATACAACCAGCTTACGAACACAACCACTGGTTACAAGATGACAAACCAGACGTTGGGCGTGTATGCTGGACCCAACGGATCAGTCAACGGCAACCACTTGCTTGGTGGAGACGTTCTCTACATCCCGAAAGGCGCAACGGATGTCCCACAATTGGAATCATTTATAACTTTCCTGCTTGGAGCGCAGGCACAGAGAGAATATATGATTGCAATGTCCTGGCCAGCAATAAACCTAGCTGCATATGTTGACCTTCCTGCTGCCGAATCTCCAGTGTTCCTTGCAGAATCACAGGCCATACAGACAGGCATATTCCTCAGGAATCCAACGCCATGGATAACTGAATGGCAGACCGTCTTGGATGAAAAAGCCTTTAATCCATTGATTGTCGATCATCAGGGCAACACAGTAGCAAATATTACCGCCGCACTGAGCGCCGTACATTCCACTATGTATACATACATCAGAGAAAACTATGGGCAGGCAAATGCAACTTTATACAATAATCCGGCAAACTACGCACCCATATCGGTTTAG
- a CDS encoding glycoside hydrolase family 15 protein: MAFQGARKYRDLGRNGYLRISSHGMIASNRTAALVGLNGTIDWACLPNFDSPPVFDSILDKNKGGYFSIKPHDTENLEVIQSYKELTNVLITEFIRDGKIILRLTDFIPTSDYSTISFPEIHRMVETTSEDVEVDIAFKATINYGKHTPVIEQRKNGFIFRYRDTKVGIVSEIPLSRDGDRVIGSQKIPRRTSRWLVALYGISHLDVISDYKSYQRMEDTIDYWQKWSNSTTYRGLYNNDVNRSALTLKGLFFEPTGLMVAAPTTSLPECIGSERNWDYRFAWIRDTAYVIEALSLIGYKREATKFLYDMMDKIEHDGRIRTIYPINSSSSLEEMELDYEGYMGSRPVRVGNKASDQLQIDQMGSIVNAICALSDAGGVINSYLWNFVGETLDHLSKLWKSPDSSIWEFRTEPRHYVYSKVVSWSAFNNAIAMGKYQGFSGPYRKWRAIADEIKEDIIANGFSEEQNSFVQYYGSSETDASLLRMPLLGFLPADDPRIVGTVAKIEKDLRVTDHLFRRYREDDGLKGEDNAFLLLSFWYVNVLIQMDRIDEAKVVFESILDRGNHLGLFSEEIDFQTGDQLGNFPQAITHLGVINVALHLNEAFKARASFSRKRQVVK; the protein is encoded by the coding sequence ATGGCATTTCAAGGAGCAAGAAAATACAGAGATCTTGGCAGGAACGGTTACCTCAGAATTTCAAGCCATGGAATGATCGCCAGCAACAGAACCGCTGCCCTTGTGGGCCTGAACGGAACAATCGACTGGGCATGCCTTCCAAATTTTGATTCACCTCCAGTTTTTGATTCAATACTTGACAAGAACAAGGGTGGTTATTTTTCAATCAAGCCCCATGATACAGAGAATCTTGAGGTCATACAGTCATACAAGGAACTCACCAATGTCCTCATCACTGAATTCATCAGGGACGGCAAGATCATACTGCGCCTTACGGACTTCATTCCAACTTCTGACTATTCAACAATCAGCTTTCCGGAAATACACAGGATGGTTGAGACCACTTCCGAGGATGTGGAAGTTGATATTGCCTTCAAGGCCACCATAAATTACGGGAAACATACACCGGTCATAGAGCAGAGGAAGAACGGCTTCATATTCAGGTACAGGGACACAAAGGTTGGGATAGTCAGCGAGATCCCTCTTTCCCGTGATGGCGACAGGGTCATAGGTTCCCAGAAAATACCCAGGAGGACTTCAAGATGGCTTGTTGCGCTCTACGGCATTTCACATCTGGACGTTATATCTGACTACAAGTCTTACCAGAGGATGGAGGATACCATTGACTACTGGCAGAAATGGAGCAACTCCACCACATACAGGGGGCTCTACAACAACGATGTAAACAGATCTGCCCTGACCCTGAAAGGTCTCTTTTTTGAACCAACCGGCCTCATGGTGGCAGCACCCACCACCAGCCTTCCGGAGTGCATCGGAAGCGAGAGGAACTGGGATTACCGCTTTGCCTGGATAAGGGACACAGCCTATGTCATTGAGGCACTTTCACTCATAGGCTACAAGAGGGAGGCAACCAAGTTTCTCTATGATATGATGGATAAGATTGAGCATGATGGTCGAATCCGCACAATATACCCAATAAACAGCAGTTCAAGCCTGGAGGAGATGGAGCTTGATTACGAGGGCTACATGGGATCAAGGCCTGTCCGCGTTGGCAACAAGGCATCCGATCAGCTCCAGATAGATCAGATGGGATCCATTGTAAATGCAATCTGTGCACTGAGCGATGCTGGCGGCGTAATAAACTCATATCTCTGGAACTTTGTGGGCGAAACACTGGATCATCTCTCAAAATTATGGAAATCTCCCGATTCAAGCATCTGGGAATTCAGGACAGAACCAAGGCATTACGTATATTCCAAGGTTGTTTCGTGGTCTGCATTCAACAATGCCATCGCCATGGGCAAATACCAGGGCTTTTCAGGCCCATACAGGAAGTGGAGGGCCATTGCCGATGAGATAAAGGAGGACATTATTGCCAATGGCTTCAGCGAGGAGCAGAACAGCTTTGTGCAGTATTATGGAAGCAGTGAGACCGATGCCTCGCTGCTCCGTATGCCGCTCCTGGGCTTCCTTCCTGCTGATGATCCAAGGATCGTTGGCACCGTGGCAAAGATTGAGAAGGATCTCAGGGTCACTGATCACCTCTTTCGCAGGTACCGCGAGGATGACGGGCTCAAGGGAGAGGACAACGCCTTCCTCCTTCTCTCATTCTGGTACGTGAACGTCCTGATCCAGATGGACAGGATTGATGAGGCCAAGGTCGTGTTCGAATCCATACTTGACAGGGGAAACCACCTTGGTCTTTTTTCTGAGGAGATAGATTTCCAGACCGGGGATCAGCTGGGGAATTTCCCGCAGGCCATCACACACCTCGGCGTCATAAATGTTGCCCTGCACCTGAATGAGGCATTCAAGGCAAGAGCCTCATTTTCAAGGAAGCGCCAGGTAGTGAAATAG
- a CDS encoding type B DNA-directed DNA polymerase, with translation MHGTIVNATGSDIIRVWYLDHGKISYREHSNRSWIFVSGDMYDLAFLARQLDESGIYGYSMDTMRDVHGRIEGIRIPVWPSGMRDLNAIINGIGMERKFSIYNGDIDPVLRFMAERNLGFFTLEDPMDQDPEIPVSTIVGRSMLGVPYDIEINGTHFPRIDSDAIYEAHRAITQGTIIVYSNRDGFFRKILQMILHQGYGLPRVTTSSGSTFESYGQTHYSNPRVSIDGKICIESDSFAYSETGIHGLIEISRTSGLPIVTASRVTTGTAVSSMEEAYALRSGVLIPVRKDDHEEAKSAGTLLNTDSGGLVLQPDPGIYTDVHEIDFSSMYPSIMVRYNLSPETLQKNGDIRIHGTPYSASGTDRGFLASALEGLLKRRLFYKSVKAGSGLYGMRDAALKWMLLTSFGYTGYKNAKFGKIEIHESITAMGRWALAMAMNIARANGFTPIHGIVDSLWISGSGDVRKVLWEIQDRTGIGIVEDGHYRWIVFMPANSGLGALNRYIGLRMDGTVKVRGLYVRRRDAAPVCVNFQWEAIEILRSCMAPEDIWAKRSEIRDLEARYMKSLRYLPLEDFRIPLHVTRNPEEYAVHNIQGMAIKEAMGRGYRIMPGSRVGVVVVDHHHGIVDLDGTHDGIDLKFYERQLSMAFRQIDFIVRSCSPRKKQADLFSFSV, from the coding sequence ATGCACGGAACAATCGTAAACGCCACCGGCTCCGATATCATAAGGGTCTGGTACCTGGATCATGGAAAGATAAGCTACAGGGAACACAGCAACAGGAGCTGGATATTCGTGTCCGGAGACATGTATGATCTGGCATTCCTTGCCAGGCAGCTTGATGAATCAGGCATATACGGATACAGCATGGACACCATGAGGGATGTGCATGGCAGGATTGAAGGCATCAGGATACCCGTATGGCCTTCCGGAATGAGGGATCTCAATGCTATAATAAACGGCATAGGCATGGAGAGGAAGTTCTCCATATACAACGGTGACATTGATCCGGTGCTGCGCTTCATGGCCGAGAGGAATCTGGGATTCTTCACTCTTGAAGACCCCATGGACCAGGACCCGGAGATTCCTGTTTCCACCATAGTGGGCAGGTCCATGCTTGGAGTGCCATATGATATTGAAATAAACGGCACGCATTTTCCCAGGATAGATTCGGACGCCATATACGAGGCTCACCGGGCAATAACCCAGGGCACAATAATTGTGTACAGTAACAGGGACGGCTTCTTCAGGAAGATCCTTCAGATGATTCTCCACCAGGGTTACGGGCTCCCCAGAGTGACCACATCCAGCGGCTCCACATTTGAATCCTACGGGCAGACCCACTACAGCAATCCGCGGGTTTCAATTGACGGGAAGATATGCATAGAATCTGATTCATTTGCATATTCCGAGACCGGGATTCATGGACTAATTGAGATATCCCGCACATCCGGCCTTCCCATCGTGACTGCATCAAGAGTCACCACCGGTACCGCTGTTTCATCAATGGAGGAAGCATATGCATTGAGGAGCGGTGTTCTGATCCCGGTCAGGAAGGATGATCATGAGGAGGCAAAAAGCGCCGGTACACTGCTGAACACAGACAGCGGCGGGCTGGTACTGCAGCCTGATCCTGGCATTTACACCGATGTGCATGAGATTGATTTCTCATCCATGTACCCCAGCATAATGGTCAGGTACAACCTCTCCCCGGAAACCCTCCAGAAGAATGGGGACATAAGGATTCATGGCACTCCCTATTCCGCATCGGGAACTGACCGGGGTTTCCTAGCATCCGCCCTTGAGGGTCTCCTGAAAAGGCGGCTGTTTTACAAATCGGTGAAGGCCGGATCAGGGCTTTACGGCATGAGGGATGCCGCCCTCAAATGGATGCTCTTGACATCATTCGGGTACACCGGATACAAGAACGCCAAGTTCGGGAAGATAGAGATACATGAATCAATAACAGCCATGGGGAGATGGGCGCTGGCCATGGCCATGAACATAGCACGGGCCAATGGTTTCACGCCAATACATGGAATAGTGGATTCACTCTGGATATCAGGCTCCGGCGATGTGAGGAAAGTGCTATGGGAGATTCAGGACAGGACAGGCATAGGCATAGTGGAGGATGGCCACTACAGATGGATTGTATTCATGCCGGCGAATTCCGGGCTTGGGGCGCTGAACAGATACATTGGCCTTCGAATGGACGGGACCGTAAAGGTCCGCGGGCTGTACGTCAGGAGGCGCGATGCCGCACCGGTATGCGTAAACTTCCAGTGGGAAGCCATAGAGATTCTCAGGAGCTGCATGGCTCCTGAAGATATATGGGCAAAACGCAGCGAGATCAGGGATCTTGAGGCACGTTATATGAAATCACTCAGGTACCTTCCTCTGGAGGATTTCCGGATACCGCTGCATGTCACAAGAAATCCTGAGGAATATGCAGTTCACAATATACAGGGAATGGCAATTAAGGAGGCCATGGGCAGGGGATACAGGATCATGCCCGGCAGCAGGGTTGGGGTTGTTGTTGTGGATCACCACCACGGCATTGTGGACCTGGATGGCACACATGATGGGATTGACCTGAAGTTCTACGAAAGGCAGCTATCCATGGCATTCAGGCAGATTGACTTTATTGTGAGGTCATGCTCACCCCGGAAGAAGCAGGCAGATCTCTTCAGTTTCTCCGTATGA
- a CDS encoding orc1/cdc6 family replication initiation protein encodes MIVRNPDALDFSYVPQKLRFRDVQIETIRKTMLEPLRAGISNNLVAFGDSGTGKTSTMKYLAREEKGFIIVYENALSFSSLKMLLIDALYNMGKLVGSRNMSYSDIFRGFNLVSQKKGRKIVLVIDEATNLIKFERDGLYNLLRAGEIYSTPVSTILVSMEDPSIYMTERDRKSLGVFSSILFNRYSEDELVRIIEERARIAMVPGSINEEMLRHIGHVAEPFGSARVAIELLQKSIYICEYRDGTSVSIEDVRAAQSMINPYVTESKLSELDPLDLAVLLSICHCLRDDPSTSMSCVLEDVRIVSEQFGVTIRENTAIYRSVKRLENLGIVEGRVVGRGDRQGVAKLIGINDIPVSVLEEKVEALIRRN; translated from the coding sequence TTGATAGTCAGGAATCCCGATGCACTTGATTTTTCATATGTCCCCCAGAAACTCAGATTCAGAGATGTGCAGATAGAGACCATCAGGAAAACCATGCTTGAGCCCCTCAGGGCCGGCATAAGCAACAACCTGGTGGCGTTCGGCGATTCCGGCACGGGAAAAACCTCCACAATGAAGTACCTTGCCAGGGAGGAGAAAGGCTTCATAATTGTTTATGAGAATGCCCTCTCGTTCTCCAGTCTGAAGATGCTGCTCATTGATGCCCTTTACAACATGGGCAAGCTTGTGGGTTCCAGGAATATGTCCTACTCAGACATCTTCAGGGGATTCAACCTGGTGTCTCAGAAGAAGGGCAGGAAGATTGTCCTGGTCATAGATGAAGCCACAAACCTCATAAAATTTGAAAGGGACGGGCTATACAATCTCCTCAGGGCAGGAGAGATATACTCCACCCCGGTGTCCACAATCCTTGTGTCAATGGAGGATCCGTCCATTTACATGACCGAGAGGGACAGGAAGTCCCTGGGCGTGTTCTCAAGCATTCTTTTCAACAGGTACTCCGAGGATGAACTGGTGCGGATCATAGAGGAGAGGGCCAGGATAGCAATGGTTCCCGGTTCCATAAATGAGGAGATGCTCAGACACATAGGGCATGTGGCAGAACCATTCGGGAGCGCAAGGGTGGCCATAGAGCTCCTCCAGAAGTCCATTTACATCTGCGAGTACCGTGACGGCACATCAGTTTCCATAGAGGATGTCAGGGCAGCACAGTCCATGATCAACCCGTATGTGACGGAGAGCAAGCTCAGCGAACTTGATCCCCTTGACCTTGCTGTCCTGCTCTCCATATGCCACTGTCTCCGGGATGATCCCAGCACTTCCATGTCGTGCGTTCTTGAGGACGTCAGGATTGTCTCTGAACAGTTCGGGGTTACCATCAGGGAGAACACTGCAATATACAGGTCGGTAAAGAGGCTTGAGAACCTGGGCATCGTGGAAGGCAGGGTTGTGGGACGCGGAGACAGGCAGGGTGTTGCCAAGCTCATAGGCATAAACGACATACCCGTTTCTGTTCTGGAGGAGAAGGTTGAGGCGCTCATACGGAGAAACTGA
- a CDS encoding radical SAM protein, whose product MTKFVLVSDSTLSYEYRNFPLLDFLPCAPGQAIPGPVYRFLKGPAPPAHPNGEAVFAPYALRKIEAALLRKFPKKDIAVAHEDYLDRFITDDTKVIGVSTMDPLGIGPTTMSYYALFGGEMMAWVRKEWDSLIARINAARAGKKAKLVVGGPGVWEFTILRDEIEKYNFDYIVQGEIDDIAETLFEQIAEDSIDSTLFHRGYMTYDDGFKKVVKNDDLFLARGLTKSAYPRLEDIPEIVNPSMKGMVEVMRGCGVGCDFCEVTLRPLRYNSVERIVNEIKVNQRGGLDNAWLHSDEIFGYKHGNMFAPNEEALSELFSAAIGVPGIKTSNPTHGRISIPAGYPEMMEKLSKILKTGPRNWIGIQTGVETGSDELAKRHMPNKTLPLKIGPDGSWQEIVWQGVYVETRNYWRPAFTIQVGQEGETVEDMWDTISMVNRLSNSYAQGRPFEFTVTPLVNVPLGRIKSRELNTDVLTADQLAVYYASYRHLAKMASRDGFRDAHGNIIARLGTGSLISGGGLLMMKYVESVARKKGVDIDKVKRWGLDQRDEFHSLAAMSGA is encoded by the coding sequence ATGACCAAATTTGTTCTGGTATCAGATTCCACATTGAGTTACGAATACAGGAATTTTCCCCTGCTGGATTTTCTGCCATGTGCTCCTGGGCAGGCTATCCCGGGGCCCGTATACAGGTTTCTCAAGGGGCCAGCCCCGCCGGCCCACCCCAATGGTGAAGCTGTTTTTGCGCCATACGCCCTGAGAAAGATTGAGGCTGCACTCCTCAGGAAGTTTCCCAAGAAGGATATTGCTGTGGCGCATGAAGACTATCTGGACAGATTCATAACGGATGACACGAAGGTCATCGGAGTGTCCACCATGGACCCGCTGGGCATAGGCCCAACGACAATGTCATATTACGCATTGTTTGGCGGCGAGATGATGGCATGGGTCCGCAAGGAGTGGGATTCCCTCATAGCCCGTATAAATGCCGCCAGGGCAGGCAAGAAAGCAAAGCTTGTTGTGGGAGGACCTGGAGTATGGGAATTTACAATCCTGAGGGATGAGATAGAGAAATACAACTTTGACTATATAGTCCAGGGCGAAATTGATGATATTGCTGAAACGCTCTTCGAGCAGATTGCCGAGGACAGCATAGATAGCACACTCTTCCACAGGGGTTACATGACATACGACGACGGCTTCAAGAAGGTTGTGAAGAATGATGACCTGTTCCTTGCAAGAGGATTGACGAAATCAGCCTATCCAAGGCTTGAAGACATACCTGAAATAGTAAACCCCTCAATGAAAGGCATGGTTGAGGTAATGAGGGGATGCGGTGTTGGATGCGACTTCTGTGAGGTTACGCTCCGCCCCCTCAGGTACAATTCCGTTGAGAGGATTGTAAACGAGATAAAGGTGAACCAGAGAGGCGGGCTGGATAACGCATGGCTTCACTCCGACGAGATATTCGGATACAAGCACGGCAACATGTTCGCTCCCAACGAGGAGGCGCTTTCCGAGCTGTTTTCCGCAGCCATAGGCGTTCCAGGCATAAAGACCTCCAACCCAACCCACGGGAGGATATCCATACCTGCAGGCTACCCTGAAATGATGGAAAAGCTTTCAAAGATACTGAAAACGGGCCCAAGGAACTGGATAGGAATCCAGACGGGTGTTGAGACCGGCAGCGATGAGCTTGCAAAAAGGCATATGCCCAACAAGACACTTCCGCTGAAGATTGGCCCCGACGGCAGCTGGCAGGAAATTGTCTGGCAGGGAGTGTATGTGGAGACAAGGAATTACTGGAGGCCTGCTTTCACAATACAGGTGGGGCAGGAGGGCGAGACGGTTGAGGATATGTGGGATACCATTTCCATGGTCAACAGGCTCAGCAACTCCTATGCACAGGGAAGGCCATTCGAGTTCACGGTGACTCCTCTGGTAAATGTTCCGCTGGGAAGGATAAAATCAAGGGAACTGAACACGGACGTTCTCACAGCTGATCAGCTTGCAGTGTACTACGCATCCTACAGGCACCTTGCAAAGATGGCCTCAAGGGACGGCTTCAGGGATGCCCATGGAAATATAATTGCAAGGCTTGGCACAGGATCACTCATATCCGGAGGAGGCCTCCTGATGATGAAGTACGTGGAATCCGTTGCCAGGAAGAAAGGCGTTGATATAGATAAGGTCAAGAGGTGGGGACTGGACCAGAGGGATGAGTTCCACTCACTTGCCGCCATGAGCGGCGCCTGA
- a CDS encoding sugar porter family MFS transporter, which produces METTGTGTGERILERLDNGKTSRFFWLLTVLSTIGGFLFGYDTSNIGIVEGFLPSSYVTVNPFIKGYLFSGVSLGAAVGALLAAGLIDRYGRKYMLIFDAFLYSLGAILSAVTVDLFMLLVSRTLIGIAVGADSAIATAYIAEWAPKRRRGSFGILQQWMITVGILGAYLIGLAVLYGLPSQAFNLDWRIMLGVAAVPSIIGLGFRFVMPESPRWLVLKGKYEKAVESLKRLGVDTNEEELKREYPLSSAGRKRMTPGVKRAFIIVGLFMMFQQITGINIPFYYGPLIISSLHLVGSTASGSVMSEEFAVEAASIFAVINVAATYIGFKLIDRAGRRTLAITGYTGMAVFGFLGAALKYANSDIGMLVAMSLFIVFFAFGVGGTGWIIQGEYFPTEYRGTMASLIAFIDWMANFAIVEIFPFMDSTIHIAGSLVVFGVLSVAAAAVFYMIMPVTKGKSVEEITEMFDQMASHGSKNAGSPK; this is translated from the coding sequence ATGGAAACCACAGGCACTGGAACCGGGGAACGGATTCTTGAAAGGCTTGATAACGGAAAAACATCAAGATTTTTCTGGCTTCTGACCGTTCTTTCAACAATAGGAGGATTTCTTTTTGGCTATGATACCTCAAACATAGGCATTGTGGAGGGCTTTCTCCCCTCAAGCTACGTGACGGTGAATCCCTTCATCAAGGGATACCTGTTCTCAGGGGTGTCCCTTGGTGCCGCAGTGGGTGCGCTCCTTGCGGCAGGACTTATTGACAGATACGGCAGGAAGTACATGCTCATATTCGATGCCTTTCTATACAGCCTTGGGGCGATCCTGTCCGCTGTAACAGTAGACCTCTTCATGCTGCTGGTCTCAAGAACGCTCATAGGAATTGCAGTTGGTGCGGACTCGGCCATTGCAACCGCCTACATTGCGGAATGGGCACCAAAGAGGAGAAGAGGCAGTTTCGGCATACTGCAGCAGTGGATGATCACTGTGGGTATCCTGGGAGCATATCTCATTGGGCTTGCGGTTCTTTACGGCCTGCCCTCACAGGCATTCAACCTTGACTGGAGGATAATGCTGGGAGTGGCTGCAGTGCCGTCAATCATCGGTCTGGGATTCAGGTTTGTGATGCCGGAATCCCCGAGGTGGCTTGTTCTCAAGGGTAAATATGAGAAAGCCGTTGAGTCTCTGAAGAGGCTTGGGGTGGACACAAATGAGGAGGAGCTGAAGAGGGAGTATCCCCTGTCATCTGCAGGGAGAAAGCGGATGACGCCCGGGGTGAAGAGGGCATTCATCATAGTGGGGCTGTTCATGATGTTCCAGCAGATTACAGGAATAAACATACCATTCTACTATGGTCCGCTGATCATCAGCAGCCTGCATCTTGTGGGTTCCACTGCAAGCGGCAGCGTAATGAGCGAGGAATTTGCCGTTGAGGCAGCTTCAATATTTGCCGTCATAAACGTGGCGGCCACGTATATTGGATTCAAGTTAATTGACAGGGCAGGCAGAAGAACCCTGGCCATAACCGGATACACAGGAATGGCAGTGTTCGGATTCCTGGGCGCTGCCCTGAAGTATGCCAACAGCGACATCGGAATGCTGGTTGCCATGTCCCTCTTCATAGTATTCTTTGCCTTCGGCGTTGGTGGAACCGGCTGGATCATACAGGGCGAATACTTCCCCACAGAATACCGTGGCACCATGGCCTCGCTCATAGCCTTCATAGACTGGATGGCCAACTTTGCCATAGTTGAGATATTTCCCTTCATGGACAGCACAATACACATAGCAGGGTCCCTTGTGGTATTCGGTGTGCTCTCTGTTGCTGCGGCTGCCGTCTTCTACATGATAATGCCTGTCACAAAGGGAAAATCGGTCGAGGAAATAACGGAGATGTTTGACCAGATGGCATCTCATGGCAGCAAGAATGCAGGATCACCAAAATGA
- a CDS encoding proline iminopeptidase-family hydrolase, whose protein sequence is MAGKSEDGFLEIQGIRIFYRIFRAERERAKLITMHGGPGMSHDYLLPLADLSDRGITVIFYDQFGCGRSEEPDQGKFTIDYGVEEAEQLRKALVGDEKVFLMGSSYGGALALAYSLKYQDRLKGLIVSGGLSSVPLTVAEMYRLIDNLTPVSRDAIRRYDETGDASDPEYLAAVKEFYRKHLLRMDSIPEEVARSLEYGDKRNVYRIMNGPNEFTITGTIRDWDITDRIQDIRIPTLITVGEYDEVTPGVANLIHAKIRNSELVIFKGCSHLTMWEDRDGYNRLLERFIREDS, encoded by the coding sequence ATGGCAGGGAAGTCAGAAGATGGGTTCCTGGAAATTCAGGGAATCCGCATATTTTACAGGATATTCAGGGCAGAGAGGGAGCGGGCAAAGCTGATCACCATGCATGGCGGGCCCGGCATGTCCCATGATTATCTTCTGCCGCTTGCAGATCTGTCGGATCGCGGCATCACCGTCATTTTTTACGACCAGTTCGGCTGCGGCAGATCAGAGGAGCCGGATCAGGGCAAATTCACCATAGATTATGGCGTGGAGGAGGCCGAGCAGCTCAGGAAAGCTCTTGTCGGAGACGAAAAGGTCTTCCTCATGGGGTCATCATATGGCGGGGCACTGGCGCTGGCGTACTCCCTGAAATATCAGGACAGGCTGAAGGGTCTTATTGTTTCCGGGGGCCTATCAAGCGTGCCTCTGACGGTGGCAGAAATGTACCGCCTCATAGATAACCTCACACCTGTGTCCAGGGATGCCATAAGGAGGTATGACGAGACAGGTGATGCCTCAGATCCTGAGTATTTGGCCGCTGTGAAGGAATTTTACAGGAAGCACCTCCTGAGGATGGACAGCATCCCTGAAGAAGTAGCCCGATCACTTGAATATGGGGATAAGAGGAATGTTTACAGGATAATGAACGGACCCAATGAATTCACCATCACTGGTACCATAAGGGACTGGGACATAACAGACAGAATACAGGACATAAGAATCCCTACACTAATAACAGTGGGGGAATATGATGAGGTAACTCCCGGGGTGGCCAACCTCATACACGCCAAGATCAGGAACTCAGAACTTGTCATATTCAAGGGATGCTCCCACCTGACCATGTGGGAGGATCGGGACGGCTACAACCGGCTCCTGGAAAGGTTCATCAGGGAAGACTCGTAG